In one window of Balaenoptera musculus isolate JJ_BM4_2016_0621 chromosome 10, mBalMus1.pri.v3, whole genome shotgun sequence DNA:
- the CHD4 gene encoding chromodomain-helicase-DNA-binding protein 4 isoform X3 produces MASGLGSPSPCSAGSEEEDMDALLNNSLPPPHPENEEDPEEDLSEAETPKLKKKKKPKKPRDPKIPKSKRQKKERMLLCRQLGDSSGEGPEFVEEDEEVALRSDSEGSDYTPGKKKKKKLGPKKEKKSKSKRKEEEEEDDEDDDSKEPKSSAQLLEDWGMEDIDHVFSEEDYRTLTNYKAFSQFVRPLIAAKNPKIAVSKMMMVLGAKWREFSTNNPFKGSSGASVAAAAAAAVAVVESMVTATEVAPPPPPVEVPIRKAKTKEGKGPNARRKPKGSPRVPDAKKPKPKKVAPLKIKLGGFGSKRKRSSSEDDDLDVESDFDDASINSYSVSDGSTSRSSRSRKKLRTTKKKKKGEEEVTAVDGYETDHQDYCEVCQQGGEIILCDTCPRAYHMVCLDPDMEKAPEGKWSCPHCEKEGIQWEAKEDNSEGEEILEEVGGDPEEEDDHHMEFCRVCKDGGELLCCDACPSSYHIHCLNPPLPEIPNGEWLCPRCTCPALKGKVQKILIWKWGQPPSPTPVPRPPDADPNTPSPKPLEGRPERQFFVKWQGMSYWHCSWVSELQLELHCQVMFRNYQRKNDMDEPPSGDFGGDEEKSRKRKNKDPKFAEMEERFYRYGIKPEWMMIHRILNHSVDKKGHVHYLIKWRDLPYDQASWESEDVEIQDYDLFKQSYWNHRELMRGEEGRPGKKLKKVKLRKLERPPETPTVDPTVKYERQPEYLDATGGTLHPYQMEGLNWLRFSWAQGTDTILADEMGLGKTVQTAVFLYSLYKEGHSKGPFLVSAPLSTIINWEREFEMWAPDMYVVTYVGDKDSRAIIRENEFSFEDNAIRGGKKASRMKKEASVKFHVLLTSYELITIDMAILGSIDWACLIVDEAHRLKNNQSKFFRVLNGYSLQHKLLLTGTPLQNNLEELFHLLNFLTPERFHNLEGFLEEFADIAKEDQIKKLHDMLGPHMLRRLKADVFKNMPSKTELIVRVELSPMQKKYYKYILTRNFEALNARGGGNQVSLLNVVMDLKKCCNHPYLFPVAAMEAPKMPNGMYDGSALIRASGKLLLLQKMLKNLKEGGHRVLIFSQMTKMLDLLEDFLEHEGYKYERIDGGITGNMRQEAIDRFNAPGAQQFCFLLSTRAGGLGINLATADTVIIYDSDWNPHNDIQAFSRAHRIGQNKKVMIYRFVTRASVEERITQVAKKKMMLTHLVVRPGLGSKTGSMSKQELDDILKFGTEELFKDEATDGGGDNKEGEDSSVIHYDDKAIERLLDRNQDETEDTELQGMNEYLSSFKVAQYVVREEEMGEEEVEREIIKQEESVDPDYWEKLLRHHYEQQQEDLARNLGKGKRIRKQVNYNDGSQEDRDWQDDQSDNQSDYSVASEEGDEDFDERSEAPRRPSRKGLRNDKDKPLPPLLARVGGNIEVLGFNARQRKAFLNAIMRYGMPPQDAFTTQWLVRDLRGKSEKEFKAYVSLFMRHLCEPGADGAETFADGVPREGLSRQHVLTRIGVMSLIRKKVQEFEHVNGRWSMPELAEVEENKKMSQPGSPSPKTPTPSTPGDTQPNTPAPAPPAEDGIKIEENSLKEEESAEGEKEVKSAAPEAAVECTQPPAPASEDEKVLVEPPEGEEKVEKAEVKERTEEPMETDPKGIADVEKVEEKSAVDLTPIVVEDKEEKKEEEEKKEVMLQNGETPKDLNDEKQKKNIKQRFMFNIADGGFTELHSLWQNEERAATVTKKTYEIWHRRHDYWLLAGIINHGYARWQDIQNDPRYAILNEPFKGEMNRGNFLEIKNKFLARRFKLLEQALVIEEQLRRAAYLNMSEDPSHPSMALNTRFAEVECLAESHQHLSKESMAGNKPANAVLHKVLKQLEELLSDMKADVTRLPATIARIPPVAVRLQMSERNILSRLANRAPEPPPQQVAQQQ; encoded by the exons aaaacGAAGAGGACCCGGAAGAGGATTTGTCAGAAGCGGAGACTCCAAagctcaagaaaaagaaaaagcctaagAAGCCTCGGGACCCTAAAATCCCTAAGAGCAAGCGCCAAAAAAAGGAG CGTATGCTCTTATGCCGGCAGCTGGGGGACAGCTCTGGGGAGGGGCCGGAGTTTGTGGAGGAGGACGAAGAGGTGGCTCTGCGCTCAGACAGTGAGGGCAGCGACTATACCCCtggcaagaagaagaagaagaagctcggacctaagaaagaaaagaagagtaaGTCCAAgcggaaagaggaagaggaggaggatgacgAAGACGATGATTCAAAG GAGCCTAAATCCTCTGCTCAGCTCCTGGAAGACTGGGGCATGGAAGACATTGACCATGTGTTCTCAGAGGAGGATTATCGCACCCTCACCAACTACAAGGCCTTCAGCCAGTTTGTCCG acccCTCATTGCTGCCAAAAACCCCAAGATTGCTGTCTCCAAGATGATGATGGTTTTGGGTGCGAAGTGGCGGGAGTTCAGCACCAATAACCCCTTCAAAGGCAGTTCTGGGGCTTCTGTGGCAGCAGCGGCAGCTGCGGCAGTGGCCGTGGTGGAGAGCATGGTGACGGCCACTGAAGTTGCACCTCCTCCGCCCCCTGTGGAGGTGCCTATCCGCAAGGCCAAGACCAAGGAGGGCAAAG GTCCCAATGCTCGGAGGAAGCCCAAGGGCAGCCCTCGTGTCCCTGATGCCAAGAAGCCTAAGCCCAAGAAAGTAGCTCCCCTGAAAATCAAGCTGGGAGGTTTTGGTTCTAAGCGTAAGAGATCCTCG AGTGAGGATGACGACTTAGATGTGGAGTCTGACTTCGATGACGCCAGTATCAATAGCTACTCTGTTTCTGATGGTTCTACCAGCCGCAGTAGCCGCAGCCGCAAGAAACTCCGGACcacgaaaaagaaaaagaaag GCGAGGAGGAGGTGACTGCTGTGGATGGTTATGAGACAGACCACCAGGACTATTGTGAGGTGTGCCAGCAAGGCGGAGAGATCATCCTGTGTGATACCTGTCCCCGAGCTTACCACATGGTCTGCCTGGATCCGGATATGGAGAAGGCTCCCGAGGGCAAGTGGAGCTGCCCACACTGC GAGAAGGAAGGCATCCAGTGGGAGGCTAAAGAGGACAATTCGGAGGGTGAGGAGATCCTGGAAGAGGTTGGGGGAGACCCTGAAGAGGAGGATGACCACCATATGGAGTTCTGTCGGGTCTGCAAGGATGGGGGGGAGCTGCTCTGCTGTGACGCCTGTCCTTCTTCCTACCACATCCACTGCCTGAACCCGCCCCTTCCAGAGATCCCCAACGGAGAATGGCTCTGCCCCCGCTGTACG TGTCCAGCTCTTAAGGGCAAAGTTCAGAAGATCCTAATCTGGAAGTGGGGTCAGCCACCGTCTCCCACACCAGTGCCTCGGCCCCCAGACGCTGATCCCAATACTCCGTCCCCCAAGCCCTTGGAGGGGCGGCCAGAGCGGCAGTTCTTTGTGAAATGGCAAGGCATGTCGTATTGGCACTGCTCCTGGGTGTCTGAACTGCAG TTGGAGCTGCACTGTCAAGTGATGTTCCGAAACTATCAGCGGAAGAATGATATGGATGAGCCACCCTCTGGGGACTTTGGTGGTGATGAAGAGAAGAGCCGAAAGCGGAAGAATAAGGACCCTAAATTTGCAGAGATGGAGGAACGCTTCTATCGCTACGGGATAAAACCTGAGTGGATGATGATCCACCGAATTCTCAACCACAG CGTGGACAAGAAGGGCCATGTCCACTACTTGATCAAGTGGCGGGACTTGCCCTATGATCAGGCATCCTGGGagagtgaggatgtggagatacAGGACTACGACCTGTTCAAGCAGAGCTATTGGAATCACAG GGAGTTGATGAGGGGTGAGGAAGGACGACCGGGCAAGAAGCTCAAGAAGGTGAAGCTGAGGAAGTTGGAGAGGCCCCCTGAAACCCCAACGGTTGAC CCAACAGTGAAATATGAGCGACAGCCAGAGTACCTGGACGCTACAGGTGGAACCTTGCACCCCTATCAGATGGAGGGTTTGAACTGGTTGCGCTTCTCCTGGGCTCAAGGCACTGACACCATCTTGGCTGACGAGATGGGCCTTGGGAAGACCGTTCAGACCGCAGTCTTCCTCTACTCCCTCTACAAGGAG GGTCATTCCAAAGGCCCCTTCCTAGTGAGTGCCCCTCTTTCTACCATCATCAACTGGGAGCGGGAGTTTGAAATGTGGGCCCCAGATATGTATGTGGTGACTTACGTGGGTGACAAAGACAGCCGTGCCATCATCCGAGAGAATGAGTTCTCCTTTGAGGACAATGCCATTCGTGGCGGCAAGAAGGCTTCCCGCATGAAG AAAGAGGCATCTGTGAAGTTCCACGTGCTGCTGACGTCCTATGAGTTGATCACCATTGACATGGCCATCCTGGGCTCTATTGACTGGGCCTGCCTCATCGTGGATGAAGCCCATCGGCTCAAGAACAATCAGTCTAAG TTCTTCCGGGTCTTAAACGGTTACTCGCTCCAGCACAAGCTGTTGCTGACAGGGACTCCATTACAGAACAACCTGGAAGAGTTGTTTCACCTGCTCAACTTCCTCACCCCTGAGAGGTTCCA caatttggaaggcttcttggaggagttTGCTGACATTGCCAAGGAGGACCAGATTAAAAAACTGCATGACATGCTGGGGCCTCACATGTTGCGGCGGCTCAAAGCTGACGTGTTCAAGAACATGCCTTCCAAGACAGAACTGATTGTGCGTGTGGAGTTGAGCCCTATGCAGAA GAAATACTACAAGTACATCCTCACTCGAAACTTTGAAGCGCTCAATGCTCGAGGTGGCGGCAACCAGGTCTCTTTGCTAAATGTCGTGATGGATCTTAAAAAGTGCTGCAACCACCCGTATCTTTTCCCCGTGGCTGCAATG GAAGCCCCTAAGATGCCTAATGGCATGTATGATGGCAGTGCCCTAATCAGAGCATCTGGGAAATTATTGCTGCTTCAGAAGATGCTCAAGAACCTTAAGGAGGGTGGGCACCGTGTACTCATCTTCTCCCAG ATGACCAAGATGCTGGACCTGCTAGAGGATTTCTTGGAACATGAAGGTTATAAATATGAACGTATTGATGGTGGAATCACTGGGAACATGCGTCAGGAGGCCATTGACCGCTTCAATG CACCAGGTGCCCAGCAGTTCTGCTTCCTGCTGTCCACGCGAGCTGGGGGCCTTGGAATCAATCTGGCCACTGCTGACACGGTTATTATCTATGACTCTGACTGGAACCCCCATAATGACATCCAG GCCTTTAGCAGAGCTCACCGTATTGGGCAAAATAAGAAGGTGATGATCTATCGGTTTGTGACCCGTGCGTCAGTAGAAGAGCGCATCACGCAGGTGGCAAAGAAGAAGATGATGCTGACGCATCTAGTTGTTCGGCCTGGGCTGGGCTCCAAGACTGGATCCATGTCCAAGCAGGAGCTTGATGACATCCTCAAGTTTGGCACCGAGGAGCTGTTCAAGGACGAAGCCACAGATGGAG GAGGAGACAacaaagagggagaagacagcaGTGTTATCCACTATGACGATAAGGCCATTGAACGACTGCTGGACCGGAACCAGGATGAGACAGAAGATACGGAATTGCAGGGCATGAATGAATATTTGAGCTCATTCAAAGTGGCCCAGTATGTGGTGCGAGAAGAAGAAATGGGG gaagaggaggtggagcGGGAAATcataaaacaggaagaaagtgTGGATCCTGACTACTGGGAGAAATTGCTGCGGCACCATTACGAGCAGCAGCAAGAAGATCTGGCCCGCAATCTgggcaaaggaaaaagaatccgTAAGCAGGTCAACTACAATGATGGCTCCCAGGAGGACCGAG atTGGCAGGACGACCAGTCCGACAACCAGTCCGATTATTCAGTGGCCTCAGAGGAAGGTGATGAAGACTTTGATGAACGTTCAGAAG CTCCCCGCAGGCCCAGTCGCAAGGGCCTGCGGAATGATAAAGATAAGCCATTGCCTCCTCTGTTGGCCCGTGTTGGTGGGAATATTGAA GTTCTTGGTTTTAATGCTCGTCAGCGAAAAGCCTTTCTTAATGCGATTATGCGATATGGGATGCCACCTCAGGATGCTTTTACCACGCAGTGGCTTGTGAGAGATCTGCGAGGCAAGTCAGAGAAAGAGTTCAA GGCTTACGTCTCTCTTTTTATGCGGCATTTATGTGAGCCGGGAGCAGACGGGGCCGAGACCTTTGCTGATGGTGTACCCCGAGAAGGCCTGTCTCGCCAGCATGTCCTTACCAGGATTGGTGTCATGTCCTTGATTCGCAAGAAG GTTCAGGAGTTTGAACATGTTAATGGGCGCTGGAGCATGCCCGAACTTGCGGAAGtagaggaaaacaagaaaatgtcaCAGCCAGGGTCACCTTCCCCAAAGACTCCCACACCCTCCACTCCAGGGGACACACAACCCAATACTCCTGCACCTGCCCCACCTGCTG AGGATGGgataaaaatagaggaaaatagcCTCAAAGAAGAAGAGAgtgcagaaggagaaaaggaagtgaaatcTGCAGCCCCTGAAGCCGCTGTTGAG TGTACacagccccctgcccctgcctcagAGGATGAAAAGGTCCTTGTTGAGCCTCCCgagggagaggagaaagtggAAAAGGCAGAGGTCAAGGAGAGAACAGAGGAGCCAATGGAGACAGATCCCAAAG GTATTGCTGATgtggagaaggtggaggagaAGTCAGCAGTCGATCTGACTCCCATTGTGGTGGAGGACAAAG aggagaagaaagaagaagaagagaaaaaagaggtgATGCTTCAGAATGGAGAGACCCCCAAGGACTTGAATGatgagaagcagaagaaaaatattaaacagcGTTTCATGTTCAACATCGCAGATGGCGGTTTTACTG AGTTGCACTCCCTTTGGCAGAATGAGGAGCGGGCAGCCACAGTCACCAAGAAGACTTATGAGATCTGGCACCGACGGCATGACTACTGGCTGCTGGCTGGCATCATAAA CCATGGCTATGCCCGGTGGCAGGACATCCAGAATGACCCACGCTATGCTATCCTCAATGAGCCTTTCAAGGGTGAAATGAACCGTGGCAATTTCTTAGAGATCAAGAATAAGTTTCTAGCCCGAAGGTTCAAG CTCTTAGAACAAGCCCTGGTGATTGAGGAGCAGCTGCGTCGGGCGGCTTACCTGAACATGTCAGAGGACCCCTCTCACCCTTCCATGGCCCTGAACACCCGCTTTGCTGAGGTGGAGTGCTTGGCAGAGAGTCATCAGCACCTGTCCAAGGAGTCGATGGCGGGGAACAAGCCAGCAAACGCGGTCCTGCACAAAG TTCTGAAACAGCTAGAAGAACTGCTGAGTGACATGAAAGCCGATGTGACTCGACTCCCAGCTACTATTGCCCGAATTCCCCCAGTTGCTGTGAGGCTACAGATGTCAGAGCGTAATATTCTCAGTCGCCTGGCAAACCGGGCACCTGAACCACCTCCACAGCAG GTAGCCCAGCAGCAGTGA